DNA sequence from the Coffea arabica cultivar ET-39 chromosome 11c, Coffea Arabica ET-39 HiFi, whole genome shotgun sequence genome:
ATAATATTCCTCCATCCTCGTCAATACTCTGGTCTTCACGCAAGGCAAAATCCAATATCGGTCGAGAGAGTACCCTCTCCCGTTGGTCCAAGCAGGCTTGTCCCCCCTACTCCTCTTCTGGTTGTGCCATTATCAATCGCGGGTAACCCCCCGGTCCGGCCGTCCCTGACCTAAGAAAAACGATTATCCTTGTGACCAAACAAGGACCAACTTACTTACCTTCTCgtcccccacccccaccccagCACAAAAACACCACATATatgtagatatatatatatatatatataaaacttCTTGACGCATATTCAGAAATGAAAGAAACCTCAATCATAGCATTTGTCCCCAGATACTTCTTTCTCACTCTCCTCCTTTCCATacctttccttctttttctctcttacCGTTCTTCCACCACCACCAAACACTCAGAACGATTATCCTCAGAAACGAGCTCGGGCCTAAAAATCCGACCCGGATACAAGACGTACGAGTCCTACATCCAGCGCCAGCTCAACAAGACCCTCAATCCAAAGCTTCGAGAAATATGGAGAACCCGCGACTGGGACAGGAAAATCCAGGTCTTTGCTCGTTTCTTCAGCGAGCTGAAACAGAAGAAGTTGCTTTCTAATGATTCCAAAGCGCTGAGCATCGGGGCCCGGATGGGTCAAGAAGTGGAGGCGTTGAAACGGGTGGGAGTATCCGACTCGATAGGGATGGACCTGGTCCCATCTCCACCGCTAGTTGTGGAGGGCGACTTTCATAACCAGCCGTTTGAGGACGGGACTTTTGACTTTGAGTTCTCCAACGTGTTTGATCACGCGCTTTATCCGGAGAAGTTCGCGGGGGAGATCGAACGGACGCTGAAGTCCGGCGGAGTTTGTGTTCTACACGTGTCGGTAAATAAGCGGGCTGACAAGTACTCGGCTAATGATTTGTACAGCGTGGAGCCGTTGAAGAAACTGTTCAAACGCTCCGATTTGGTTCACGTTCGGACTGTCGACGCATTCGGATTGGACACAGAGGTGGCCTTCAGGAAAAAGAAGGCCATCTAAGAGTCTTGAATTTTcttaaaggattttttttttctttttcgttttattgttattattattattattattttttttttggcattgcCACCATAATTTGATacgcaaatatattttttttaaaagttgtAATGGACGTCCAAACTCCAAGCAAATTTTACCCATAAACAATAATGGAACCATTCATTTATTGTTTCGAGTTTGTGTTTCAAACGTTATCCTGTGTTTAATTTGTGCATAAAGAATGAAAAGAAACGGAGTTAAATTATAGCTTCAATtgcaaatgtttttttttttttgataataggAATAGTCTTTGTTTCAAAGACCATTCAGGAATTTTCTTTATTGAGTTTTAATGTGGAAGATAATAAAACTACTTCTGAGTTCAACTGGCATTACAGCATCATGTTTCCACTAGTTTTAAAGATCTGGGAGCTCATTCATTATTATATCTGGCCATAAACGTAGTGACAAAGAGAATGAATGCAGGCTTGTTTCATAAGTTCTCAGCATCGGGCGGTGGTTTATGGCGTATAAAGCGAACGGATGCATTTGATTTGAGAAGTGCATTAAAGGAGCATTTAGCATTTACTAATACTGAGTGCTAATACGAAATCTATAATGGGAttcaacaataataataatgtatttCAGCAATTTGCCCGTCATTTTATGCTAGTCAACTCGTTCGAGCGTTGACTTTcttgaatttattattattgcctCCGTTCTATTTTGatagtcttgatttttttttttttataagattaataaaaaatattagttaatttttactttgataattttgattttttttctcacatagtTTAAGGAAAATTACTTAAtttggctggaaaagtaaatttagcctcatatttttctaaaattccaTTACATGAATATTAAGGGTATTACCGATCATTATTATCCCTTTACACTAATTATAACAACAATGACAATGATGATGGTACATTACACCATTCAACACATATATTAATAATCGACGTCTTATATGTGGATTATTCATTACTACATTATTATCCTTAGCATACCAAGTTACATTTGCTTGGTAATAACGAATAAGAGCTTCACCGAGTACATGAAAATCAGGAGGAGAGAGACGACCGCATCTTCCTCTTTTTCTGGCGGATTATTTGTTAGCATTACTAGCAATTTACAAGTATGGATTATTTGGAGATCATGACGTTGAAAGTGGCAAGATGAAAATGTGGCAACCTTCTGGACTTGCGCAACAATTTTAAAAgtaagtttcttttttttttttgaatgcttaaAAAAAAGcgggggggggagggggtggcgggggagcgCTTCTATTAATTGGTGAAAGGTGGGCATAACCCATGACCTTGGCATGATTGAATACACAAAAGTAGCAAGCAAGGCAGAGCAAAGTTACTGCTTTGCTTGACTGTCTGGGACAAAATCAACCGGCTGACTTCCAGTATCTCCAGCTTGAGACTGAGAAGCAGCAATCTTAGCTTTCTTGAAGCGGCTAGAACTTCTAAGAACCATGTCCATGCTCATTTGTTGAGGGCCAGAAAACCTGTTTCATAACCAGCAAGTAATTTGATGACAAGCACTAAATATTTGGAAAGAATCAGATGCAACGGTACAGCGCAATGCAAGTTCTGGCAGAATTTCTCAACTAACAACCTGCTGCACTACTTTTCTAAGTATCAATGGCAATGATATCACTGACCCTCGTGGAGCCAGGAACAAATCTCAGTTAATCAGACAACTAGATTGTTATTATACCTTCCTTTTCGGGTGGGAGGTCAAACAGGTGGTTAAGATTCCATGTATAAGCCGTGAAAGAACAAAAATTTTATTGAGTGTGTTAAAAAGAGGCAACAAAGGACAATCAACAATCAAAAAGTGGTGCAAAACAAGCTGCTTTGATAGcagaaaaatgcaacctaa
Encoded proteins:
- the LOC113716350 gene encoding uncharacterized protein, which encodes MKETSIIAFVPRYFFLTLLLSIPFLLFLSYRSSTTTKHSERLSSETSSGLKIRPGYKTYESYIQRQLNKTLNPKLREIWRTRDWDRKIQVFARFFSELKQKKLLSNDSKALSIGARMGQEVEALKRVGVSDSIGMDLVPSPPLVVEGDFHNQPFEDGTFDFEFSNVFDHALYPEKFAGEIERTLKSGGVCVLHVSVNKRADKYSANDLYSVEPLKKLFKRSDLVHVRTVDAFGLDTEVAFRKKKAI